In Sander vitreus isolate 19-12246 chromosome 4, sanVit1, whole genome shotgun sequence, the genomic stretch GCAATGATGATGACGATATGCACAAGTCTCACTCGAAAGTCTATTCACCTGAGACCAATACCACAACCATCAGCTATACATCCACCTACTTCACTGACCCCTTCTTCATCCTGGAGACTCTCTGCATTATATGGTTCTCCTTTGAGTTTCTAGTGCGCTTCTTTGCCTGCCCCAGCAAAGCAGGCTTTTTCGGTAACATAATGAACATCATTGATATTGTTGCTATCATCCCTTACTTCATCACTCTTGGCACAGAGCTCGCAGAAAAGCCTGATGATGGTCAAGCGGGTCAGCAAGCCATGTCTTTAGCCATTCTCAGGGTCATCCGCTTAGTACGAGTGTTTAGAATTTTCAAGCTCTCACGTCACTCCAAGGGGCTTCAGATTTTGGGTCAGACCCTAAAAGCCAGCATGCGAGAGCTCGGTTTGCTtattttcttcctcttcataGGGGTCATCCTTTTCTCAAGCGCTGTCTACTTTGCTGAAGCAGATGAGCCCGAGTCACAGTTCGAGAGCATCCCAGATGCGTTTTGGTGGGCGGTGGTGTCCATGACAACAGTCGGCTATGGTGATATGGTCCCAACTACGATCGGTGGCAAGATCGTGGGCTCCCTCTGTGCCATCGCAGGTGTGCTGACCATTGCCTTGCCCGTGCCTGTCATTGTGTCCAACTTCAACTACTTCTATCACCGCGAGACTGAGGGTGAAGAACAGGCGCAGTACCTACAGGTCAACGTGCCCAAAGCCGATTCAGCTGAGGAGCTGAAGAAGAGCCGTAGCGGCTCTACCATCAGTAAATCGGACTATATGGAGATCCAGGAGGCTGTGAACAACAGCCGCGAGGACTTTCAGGAGGAGAACCTTAAGACGGCCAACTGTACGCTGGCAAACACAAACTATGTAAACATCACTAAAATGCTCACAGATGTGTAGTCATCTGCTATTTTCCTTCCGACACAGCCAGGAAATGTGGAGCAACTGGACGGGACATGTGTACAGCCTCCCACCTTACGTGTGCTGGAAATATCAAGGCAATAGAATTCAGGATGTTGATGACGATAgacagtgaagaaaaaaaatattacagagACCATCCGCTTGCTCCTCGCTCATCCTGTCTTCACTTCTCACAACTTGCCCTTAAAACTcctgaaaactgtcaaacttTCAAAATTTGCATTTCTGCATGGAGTTggctttttgtgtgtctgtgtgtggctgtCTAAAATGTCCTGCTCACAACAGTAGCCAACAGTAGTGCACAAAAAATTGAGAAACAcagcaagtaaaaaaaataaaaaaaaatgaaaaaaagatatattgctttcaaaaagaaaaaaagcaacacaacacaagccCTGCTTTAGTCCCCCGTCCCTCGGTCCCTCATTTCCCAAGGCACACTGCTCTGCCATGCGCTTTCTGAAGAGAATCCTACTCGCTCGCtacacatgctgcttcctggaGCCAATGTAACAAAACTGGCATACGCTCACACCATTTAGAAATAAGAGGATGTGTGAGCATAAAGCAAGCTCACACCATCGCTGAAATGGCCTGTGGGTGACTTGTGACTAAGTTGGTGGTTTAGTACACCACGTTATTTCAAGGATGAATGACAGCCGTCGGCGCTTAGCTTATGGTTCGACACCTTTTTTTCCCAGCAGACATCAGTATCTGATGAATGACTGAGAATGGCCTTGACTTTTCACTGCTTCGGtcttacatgtactgtatgtattgcaATGCAAGCTTTGCCCATTCCATTCACCCAAAACTGGTCTTACTGCAGAGCTTTGAAGACAACTTGAATGTTTCTtctcgttttgttttgttgtttgacactgacagacccacccacacacacacacacacccacacacacacacacacacacacacacacacacacacacacacacacacacacacacacacacacacacacacacacacacacacacacacacacacacaagcacgcagtACCAATTCCAATAGATAGGTAGGTTAACTGTGACTTAACTGATAGCCGGTAGGTGCTGTTAGTAGTAAACATAGACAGTAGATAAATGCATGACATTTTTATCTGAATGAGAATTTCCACTCGTTTCTCAACTGCCACTTGCTTCATCACAACACTGTATATTTGTCTGTACACTGCCTTCTATACAAATCCACACTTTAAAAAGGATGCCTGCAGGTAGCTGTTAAAAGAACCTAAAGCTGTATGTTAGAGGATTTCTTAAGGAATAATCACAAGGCCAAATCCTACACTTATCAGGATGCGGTGTCCTCATCGATATTAACATTCCATGTAGAAGTCATTGCGTTAAACTTTTGCCAGGTTGCTGTAAACAGCTGAGCTGTGATTTCAGGCGTAAACTCACACTCTAGTTTTGGACATAAATCCCAGTCGCAGATGTGATAGACTTGCATTGCTGTCTGTTTCACAGTTTGTCACACGATCACGTCCTCATGATCAAAATAGCAACTTTTAAGGACTCGTGTAGGCTATAGAATAATGCTTCCCCCACCAAAGCCTTTTTCCTCTGGATTTATGCTAGTGTTGCATGACCTCAAAAACATTCCTAGAAGCATGCATTTAAGGTCAAAGAAGAAGCCAGACAAAAATAGTACAATTATTACAATagatatatgtatttcttttatatatatatatatatatatatatatatatatatatatatatatatatatatatatatatatatatatgtatgtatacaggCAGGACACATATACGGTACACATATACCtttattggagaaaaaaaactttaaatagcAATGTTTAAGAGAAAGCAAGAGCCTTTCCACAATGTGCAAATCATTGCcatgtttttataataataataattccaatAATAATTGTTCTGAGCACAGTTTCTATTTTCTCCTGTTTTAAAAGCCTGTTGAGAGTGCCAAAGAACACACTCTTACTCGCCATTTCAAAAGCATATTCTTTGCTAGAGAGTTTTCCAGCAAACCTGACACGTTTAAATACAAGAAGTTTGCTTCACTTAGTATAAAAATGCCTTCGGTGAACTAAGTGTTGAAAGGCAGGGCAAAACAGTATCATCCCTAACCAGCTGTATATCAGAACGATTTATATTGGCGTTCAAATTATCAGAATTGAAATGGAGTCTGGCTGTCCTCTAAGAAGTCTTTGATGCCAGAGCCACAATCTGTCTTTAAAAGTTGGCATCAGATGTGAATTAGGTTCTGATTTCAGGATTGTATCCAGCTGAGATTAATCCGCATTCGCTCAACACTGCCAAGGAACATTCAAAGGCAGTAACGTCAATATGGGAAGTGTTAATTAGCAGCAGTGTAGCAGATATTGGCTAACCTAGGGGTCCTCTGACTTCACTCCTTTCTTTCACAGATGTCTTAGGTAATTAGAAAGGTGATGGATGATCTGTAGCAAGAATTGTTTAAAAGAATTCTGTCATGCCAGGATGTACATCTTTATTCTTAGGGTTTCATTCTGCTCACTACAGTCTTTAACCTGCAGtagcaaaatgttttttaagccatcGCTGCCAATATATGCTCAGGATGCCTCGTCCGACTGCCTGACATGAGGCTTCTGATGTCTCTCTGTCCAGATCTGTGTCTGCTTTCATGTATcttaaaaggatttttagagAATCTTAGTTAATAAACTGGAGCAGTTATATATGTTGCTTTCCCAAAAGTAGCATTAAGGCGGATTGAGATGTTAAAATGGTCTGTAACTCAAGATAGGACCAGATTAAATTGTTGTTTAGCAATATTCCCATAATCCTTTGGTGGAGGGGTCTATGTGGAGAACATAGATGTTTGTTTAAGAATGAACCTTAATGGACCTCCACAGTCCAACATAGATCTTATTGATCATCATTTGAgtattgatgtgggtgtgttgatGCACAGCTATgtaggaggtgtgtgtgtgtgtgtgtgtgtgtgtgtgtgtgtgtgtgtgtgtgtgtgtgtgtgtgtgtgtgtgtgtgtgtgtgtgtgtgtgagaaagagaacCACTGAATGTCATGGTCTTGGTTGTACAGTTGCATTTATGCAAGAACCATTTGcatatatctgtatatgtgaaaaaaacatatttgtctATGCATGCAAATGCAATGTATCTTATTGTCTTCATTCCATTTTTTGCACATATGTTTATGATAAATGTTACAGACACATGCAACATTTATCTGTTATGTTTGAAATTGGGCACGTCACTGTACCTCAGCCACATTCACTGTAGCAACTCATAGACTGGAGTTCACAATGTTGTAGTTAAATATCGCAGCTATTTCTGCTTAAAGCACAAAGACGAGTAGAATCATCCTCATCTGTATACCTGCAGATTTaatctgtgaaatgtttttattcagtgGAAACAAAGTCAATTAAAATGATGTTGTTTTGCTTTATAGGGAGCACCACTGCCtctaaaaacaaatgtcatctCTCATGCTGAGGGACCCACCAGCAAATCCCCTCCCTGAGAAGGGTGCCCAACAGTGAATACACTGAGAAATCTATGCAGAGAATGATTATTAGCTGGTAGTTGAGAAGGTTTAAGTacacatattttatgttttattccaGCACCAATTACATGTTGATCCTGAGAGCTGACAGCGCATTTGAAACAAACCTTTCAAGCAGAAGAGACACACTTTGCAATATTCTGCTGCTGTACGTCAAACACTCACACGTTGGCTGAATGTGAATATGAGCTTTCtgaacttttgtttgtttgagctGCGATGTCAGCTCTTTGAGACAAGGCTCCTACATAAAAAAACTCATACATAGGGAAAATACATTAAGATGATCAATATGCaatctgtatgcatgtgtgtgtttgaggatgAACGTTTTCTTTTCGTTTGACCCCAGAGTCTGACAGTGTGGCTCCACTAAAACAATATGTACAGTTGTTCACTCCCCCATCCTCCCCCATATCATAGAGGCCTGAAAACATCCATCAATGTTGATACAGTGGATAATGGATTTTCTTtctatgaaatgaaatatgagAGAATAATGTACATAATAACCAATGGATGATGGAGCGAAAACCAtgtactatatactgtatgtgaagtcTGGATTTAAAACTTAGTATTATCTGCACTTTACAAGACAAAAAGGACAATCTATGGACAAGAAAACGTCAAATTAAAAATGCATATAATCCTTCCTAATGATCATAACCCTGACAAAGTAATATCAATAATGAAGCCAATAATAATTCAACTGAAATGTTGTGGTCagtgtgtttattgtgtgtcacttttttcccaaaaaatAATGTGATTTTTAGTATGAAGAGTTGTTTTTCCAAAGGTTTCTCCAGCCTTCCCATCACGTTGTTCACAAGATATTTAGTCAGCAAATGATTTGAGGAGATAATTTTAGCCGAAGAGCATCTGCACTGATACAAAATGTCGTGAATCGATCAGAGGCCTCTTTGTTGTTATTCTTAGGACATCCAGCGTCTTTGTAGCCACGGGCAGTGGAGGACATTTTCAAACGCCTCCTGGTatcttcagcttcttcttccCTTTAAGTGCACAGTATATGCTCCCTGCAGTGAAAAGAGAGAGCAGGATGTTCTATTAATAGCCTTTTTGTTGGAGAAAGAGatgggagcaggaggaggaggaggaggaggatgaacgtgagcagaggaggagacagaaagaagggtGGAAAATTCTTTCAAAAATCCTTTTACAATGAACTTTTCATGGCagcacaattacatttttttgctttctttcttatAGGTGCTTTTTTTGggaatttttattttgtttctttcagATCCTTAAATTCTGCTACTGCAATTTGAGATAGTACAAGCATATGTAATATAGTCTACTGTATACTGCTTTGTCCTTGGGATATATTATTCTTCATCTGTCACATCTAACACCTGCACACTCTTTTGAGGTAGCTGCCGTCTTGTCTTGCGCTATCTGCTATCTTTAGTCCACTTGTGGTTTAACTACAGCTCTGCATTGGGAGCGGGAACACTTGGGGCCTTGGTGCTGTAGCTACATCTCTGCTGTATTCATTAGTCTTGCTTTGATCCAGCGATGCAGTGCAGTACTCTGTGGCTCGCTCTGCTGAAACCAGGGCAAACGGGGAGAAGCAGGTGGGATGGTGCAGCCCAACCAAGGGCACAGGCAGCTGGAACACAGGCCTGCTGCAGGTGGCCACTGCTGcctcttgttgttgttgttattacggaggagtgggtgtgtgtgtgtgtgtgtgtgttgtttgtcatGGATGGTAGCATGCCCACAGGAGCACGGTTGAGCAGTCATACAGGCTTGCACTGTGCTTACCATCTTGTAATTAGCAGGCAAGCACTGTGGGACTTGCTGCTAATCCAACAGGGCTGCCCTGGCACCGGGCCACACCCCCTTATTAGGAGGTGTTCGGCTTTTTACACTCATTAACTTCTGCCCTGATATCAGCCACCAGTCATCACCCGACAAGTTCTGCAGCGAGCCTGTTGAGTTTACATGGTTGCTTCTTTAGCATGCTTTAGCAGTGACTGGGTTCTAGTTGTTTGGTTTGAAGTGAAGGTTAAAATAATGGAGGTAGGTGTTCAGGTTTATTTGGAACCTTGTTTGTTCAGTGATGAGGaaaaatgaagaagaaagcATTAGTGCCCTCTAAGGGTGTTTTTGCAGAAGTGACACAATTTGTGTctcaaggcaaggcaactttatttctatagcacatgtcagcaacaaggcaattcaaaactAAAATAGATTAAGGCAGGTAAAAAATACAAGAAtagaagttacagtgcagtgtgatAAATGAACAATGACTTGATTTAATAAAAGGCAGCGTCAAacagaaaagtcttcagccttgatttaaaacaacAGAGTTGTAGCGGACTtccagttttctgggagtttgttcccaatatgtggtgcataaaaaGTGGTTCTCAGTTTCTCTGTCACCAGTCAATGCGTCAGACAATGTGTTTGTTAAGAGTATACTcaaaatcagtggtggaagaagtagtcCGAATCTTTACTTAGGTAGAAGTACCAATATGATAATCCAAAACTACTCCACTACAACTAAAAGTCCTGCACTCAAACTCTTGCTTAAAACcttttgatattattgaacgtCTGTATCATTCAAGTCATTGCCAAATTAGGTTGCTACaaagctccacacaactctctctgtatttctcagtatgactatgttcagaagattgtgtcgtccggtgactttcccgcgcagaagctcgagtgaagataattacctcttctgaagagtccatgttttttcaaTCCTCCGTGTCGtctttggctactagcaactgcgtggaggaaactacgcactatagctttaagtaaaagtatacaaCTATTATCAAGAAAATccaagataataataataataataataataataatagcccCTGTGAGTAATATGTATTAGATTGTTAGTATTTTACTGTGCTACCTGCTCTTGGTAGAGCAAGTTTTAACTACTTCATACACACTTGGTAGTTTAAGGGTCAAGCAAAAGCaccacaagataaatctgatgGGTTGTGAGATAATTAATTGGAGAGGAAAGAAGTTCTGCTGCACAAATCtatattcatttctttttgctACTTTTGTGAAATATTCAATATGTTTACCTATTTAGGCCTCAAactattatttaaatgaaacagaagcttaaagagaaaacaactcatgaaatcaaaaataaaatgttacaaGGGGCCATCCACTAGACACTACTTTTTTGTAAGGGGCCACAAgagaaaaggttgggaaccactagtTTAATCAGGCTTTTTGACACCTTATACTGTATGATTTTATGTAAAAGTcgtaatctgaaaagtaactagtagctgcagatgtcaaataaatgtattggagtaaaaagtccCAAATTTCATTCTGAACTGTTGTGGAGTTCAACTATAAAGTAACATCCAATAAAAATACTCagtattaaagtaaaagtacctctatattgtacttaagtaggcCATAGTACGTGAGTTACCTTCGGCCGCTGCTTCACCTAAAAACAATCAGGATATATTCTGCATAAATATGCAGGTTTTCATTGGTCTAATCCAggggttcccaaacttttttagCTCAAGACCCAAAAGAGAAATTTGGTGTCTGCCCTGGATCCAAACTTACAAAAATACATCATGAATTGTCATGACATCTGAATTTATAAACTACTGacaaagaacacaaaaaaaaacatgaattgtATGAAATGTATTGCATTGCACCTCTCCACATAAACGCATCAAGGCCTCTCCAATGCATTTtaaatattcacaaaaagaACACTCTTCTTCTATTTTAATTAGCTAAATTAATTCACATATCATAGCATTGTTATGCATTTTACCCTGCTGATAGACTGACAGTAGTGTTGGTTTTCCAGACACAATGGGACACATGTCCACGCCTACTCCCTCCAGAGTCATGTGGAGGATCAATACACTCATAtacagtggcgcaaaaagtgggtatgcgctatatgcggcgcataggggcgcagcaccatggggggcgccaaagcgatggttaataattatttttttggtattttctatATGCTGTTGTGcttttctaaatcatttctgcatttcctcaatgttataatataacattttagaggactaacaggctagagtaggcgccctgtctcataagattcatcatagaatgttgacatagaagagggaggggggcgGGGTGGAGCGCCGTACGGTACGAGCAGGTACGAGCGTACGAGTAGTGAGTtgttgggggctaaaaatagaaaaagaaagagggaaaaggagatggcatagccagggatgcgacagcagttaaataagtggatggtgagaggcaacaggtaggatttaaagtgtgacgtctgtgcttggaggcttgcaaatagtcatgttaacagactagctagcgtttgctaacactgggaatgtagcagccaaatgggggtttatggctagcttagaatatgcaaaaccgaggttgctgagctgaaaactgataaatacaaggtagcatgtacaataaatgacaagaatctggaaaactaatgcaataactctggtttaccatggaatcatgcatagatttgctaccaaacttggaggcttgcaaatatccatgttaacagactggctgttaacttaatgcaaaccatgttgctgatagctacatttagattttggttaaatcCTAAattaccaatcccatgcatgacacatctcaattttattaaggtcaaataacaactggtaaatataaggtagcatgcacaataaatgacaagaagaaaaataaataaatatgaagaaaataaatatatatatttaaaatacaaaatgtgaatgtaatttcaacagcagtacaaccttactgcataatagttgtcttatctgatgccatcactaggctgatttaagaattgaatttaggctgctatatttaacagtgagttcatttcattcaggtgtgaggatggtggatcaggaaagtcaggggaaggcaacaggtaggtctaacattaggtggaagtgtagggggagccacttgataccaacagattcatttcttaatatt encodes the following:
- the LOC144516295 gene encoding potassium voltage-gated channel subfamily A member 2; protein product: MTVATGDPSDEAATHPGQDYDPEADHECCERVVINISGLRFETQLKTLSQFPETLLGDPKKRMRYFDPLRNEYFFDRNRPSFDAILYYYQSGGRLRRPVNVTLDIFSEEIRFYELGDEAIEIFREDEGFIKEEERPLPDNEFQRQVWLLFEYPESSGPARIIAIISVMVILISIVSFCLETLPMFRNDDDDMHKSHSKVYSPETNTTTISYTSTYFTDPFFILETLCIIWFSFEFLVRFFACPSKAGFFGNIMNIIDIVAIIPYFITLGTELAEKPDDGQAGQQAMSLAILRVIRLVRVFRIFKLSRHSKGLQILGQTLKASMRELGLLIFFLFIGVILFSSAVYFAEADEPESQFESIPDAFWWAVVSMTTVGYGDMVPTTIGGKIVGSLCAIAGVLTIALPVPVIVSNFNYFYHRETEGEEQAQYLQVNVPKADSAEELKKSRSGSTISKSDYMEIQEAVNNSREDFQEENLKTANCTLANTNYVNITKMLTDV